A genomic region of Megalobrama amblycephala isolate DHTTF-2021 linkage group LG6, ASM1881202v1, whole genome shotgun sequence contains the following coding sequences:
- the dennd4c gene encoding DENN domain-containing protein 4C isoform X1, producing the protein MSHLFFHSYKNFPCLRLELFDRPQELRPALSTRTAGASVSSSPALLAKRTKQEIKMAYKLAKRFYSNPPQWAKCLFSHCYSLWFICLPASMRIAHSKPRAMQQAFNVLLKMRSSEVEVLDEVCYRVVMQLCGLWGMPVMAVRVLMEMKKAGVEPNAITYGYYNKAVLESPWPSRNRSGLFMWTKMRNLVRGVVQFKQALRGTALRGPSLITTELSAGTAAGADGDRLSHGSVDSSNEPIVEEHILFSHSLIAGQSDQGYGSKDELPQDLADGPVTSAPLSTSHTSNSKATRTQNGDDIASSVDSVVAVTEPPSPAEMAPFVASIVKLSTEIPVHFDSSTGREETGVCTGKLFMPRKKSEDVTLPVEDDSAIPDLHVSQSGQQQRVKAFMERSCSFSAETKAGMLQKKGSLELSADHMGADAKILAAVFSGSLTPPPFATIAPFKEFKMEATLSPALQEEEHEDKLKKEHKAFSSAEEKVEKSREQQDSVDAATSQGSEGVGRTISTGSSSSKAVEREDVKVGADPLSLLASESEDATSIQSQESTRPFPPVVSRNLADEIEMYMSGRPLSGSSPSMELQQGLNHESINCPDSPAVMQSLERRSSLPIGPVKVASSTETAKRSPAVTRSKTFAFKSPKTPGSAGQRSSSLTALVKSSQSSSLGSVINSISGIKMDSLLLGPKVDMLKSGMKQAANVASKMWDAVASAYSYSDDEEDTSQPRDSFPARLEEQLISAEGAAENTLPRGLMPSLASNGLTHSNTSLGGSSDSSDTGRAQLSTPLTPGRSVRGADSERSENSSSHHASTSSIYQNCALEVLMSSCSQCRSCEALVYDEEIMAGWTADDSNLNCTCPFCQISFLPLLHVEFHDLRATSGFYLTSTSGDSIHSSSTQPATSGSSEVKAGCSSEPPELMSFPESPEDSKGPVEMPVAQSGTPKILVPEPVHSDPLGLMERQAEKRNTLTRSNSVGGPMQSLDLIQRPNHGISTTSLPNSLQEVADTLGQKWPNPKPVSVPYLSPLVLRKELESLLENEGDQVIYTHKFLSQHPIIFWNLVWYFRRLDLPSILPGLILTSEHCNNGVQLPQTSLSQDSKQVFVQLLWDNVNLHQEPTEPLYQLWRTFLQRKGTLAPTDHQETRTLLNSIVRSIQTNDVYGPINMLLREIKKHPEVKRQRSIYREILFLSLVALGRENIDIEAFNREYRLAYNELSAEQLKVLSPIDRPPSNSVQWCLKCFGAPFV; encoded by the exons ATGAGTCATCTGTTTTTCCACAGTTATAAGAATTTCCCTTGTTTACGGTTGGAGTTGTTTGATCGTCCGCAAGAGCTGAGGCCAGCGCTGAGTACAAGAACTGCAGGGGCAAGTGTGTCCAGTAGCCCTGCCCTGCTGGCCAAAAGAACCAAACAG GAAATCAAAATGGCCTACAAGTTGGCAAAGCGTTTCTATTCCAATCCACCCCAGTGGGCAAAGTGTCTGTTTAGTCACTGCTACAGTCTGTGGTTCATCTGTCTTCCTGCCAGTATGCGTATAGCCCATTCCAAACCCCGCGCTATGCAGCAGGCCTTCAATGTTCTGCTCAAGATGAGGAGCTCTGAAGTGGAGGTGCTTGATGAG GTGTGTTACCGTGTGGTGATGCAGTTGTGTGGTCTGTGGGGGATGCCCGTCATGGCTGTGCGTGTCTTAATGGAAATGAAAAAGGCTGGAGTTGAACCCAATGCTATTACATATGGATACTACAACAAG GCTGTCCTGGAAAGTCCTTGGCCAAGCCGTAACCGTAGTGGACTCTTCATGTGGACCAAAATGCGGAACCTGGTGCGAGGAGTGGTGCAGTTTAAACAAGCATTGCGTGGGACAGCTCTTAGAGGTCCTTCTCTGATAACCACAG AGCTTTCAGCAGGTACAGCAGCAGGTGCTGATGGAGACAGACTGAGTCATGGCAGTGTAGACAGCTCAAATGAACCTATTGTAGAGGAACACATACTCTTCTCCCACAGCCTTATAG CCGGTCAGTCTGATCAGGGTTATGGATCTAAGGACGAGCTGCCCCAGGACCTTGCAGATGGACCTGTAACCTCTGCTCCTCTGTCTACCAGCCACACCAGCAACAGCAAAGCAACCAGGACCCAAAATG GGGATGATATTGCTAGTTCTGTAGACAGTGTTGTAGCTGTGACGGAGCCCCCTAGCCCTGCTGAGATGGCACCTTTTGTAGCCAGCATTGTTAAACTGTCCACTGAGATCCCTGTCCACTTTGACAGCTCTACAGGCAGGGAAGAAACTG GTGTTTGTACAGGTAAGCTCTTCATGCCACGTAAAAAGAGTGAAGATGTCACCCTGCCTGTGGAGGATGATTCTGCAATCCCAGATTTACATGTCTCGCAGTCTGGACAGCAGCAGAGGGTAAAAGCCTTCATGGAGCGCagctgcagtttcagtgcagagACCAAAGCCGGCATGCTACAAAAGAAGGGCAGTCTGGAGCTCAGCGCTGATCACATGGGCGCTGATGCAAAGATCCTCGCAGCCGTGTTCTCTGGCAGCCTGACCCCTCCTCCTTTTGCAACCATCGCTCCCTTTAAAGAGTTTAAGATGGAGGCTACACTGAGCCCTGCCCTCCAGGAAGAGGAACATGAAGATAAGCTGAAGAAGGAGCACAAAGCATTCAGTTCTGCAGAAGAGAAAGTGGAGAAAAGTAGAGAGCAGCAAGATTCCGTAGATGCAGCAACATCCCAGGGGAGTGAAGGAGTTGGGCGGACCATAAGCACTGGTTCCTCCTCTTCTAAAGCTGTGGAGAGGGAAGATGTAAAGGTGGGGGCAGATCCTCTCTCACTCCTTGCCTCCGAATCTGAGGATGCAACCTCCATTCAGAGCCAGGAGTCCACACGGCCCTTTCCACCTGTGGTGTCAAGGAATCTTGCAGATGAGATTGAGATGTACATGAGTGGTAGACCCCTAAGTGGTAGCTCTCCCAGCATGGAGTTGCAACAGGGATTAAACCATGAATCAATTAACTGTCCAGACTCTCCTGCAGTTATGCAGTCTTTGGAAAGAAGATCGAGCCTTCCGATTGGCCCAGTCAAAGTGGCTAGTTCAACGGAAACAGCGAAACGTAGCCCTGCCGTCACACGCTCTAAGACATTTGCATTCAAATCCCCTAAGACCCCAGGCTCTGCAGGTCAAAGGTCATCATCACTGACTGCGCTTGTAAAGTCATCACAGAGCAGCTCACTGGGATCCGTTATCAACTCCATATCAGGCATCAAGATGGACTCTCTCCTGTTGGGGCCAAAAGTAGATATGCTTAAGTCAGGTATGAAGCAGGCAGCCAATGTGGCCAGTAAGATGTGGGATGCAGTGGCCTCAGCTTACTCCTACTCAGATGATGAG GAGGATACCTCACAGCCCCGAGACAGTTTCCCAGCAAGGCTAGAAGAGCAGTTGATATCTGCAGAGGGAGCAGCAGAGAACACTTTACCCAGAGGCCTGATGCCCAGCCTGGCCTCAAATGGGCTCACGCACAGCAATACCAGCCTGGGTGGCAGCAGTGATAGCAGCGATACCGGCCGCGCACAGCTGTCGACAC CTTTGACTCCAGGTCGCTCAGTGAGAGGTGCAGACTCAGAGAGGTCTGAAAATAGTTCCTCTCATCATGCCAGCACCTCCAGCATTTACCAGAATTGTGCTTTAGAG GTTCTAATGTCCAGCTGCTCTCAGTGTCGGTCTTGTGAGGCTCTGGTGTATGATGAGGAGATTATGGCGGGCTGGACAGCTGACGACTCCAATCTCAACTGCACCTGTCCTTTTTGTCAAATCTCATTTCTCCCTCTGCTCCATGTTGAGTTCCATGACTTGCGCGCTACATCAGG CTTCTACTTGACAAGCACATCAGGAGACAGTATCCATAGCTCCAGCACACAACCGGCCACCTCTGGCTCCTCAGAAGTGAAAGCGGGCTGTTCTAGTGAGCCTCCAGAACTCATGAGCTTTCCAGAATCTCCGGAGGACAGCAAGGGTCCTGTTGAAATGCCTGTTGCTCAAAGTGGAACCCCAAAGAT CCTTGTACCAGAGCCAGTACATTCAGACCCCCTGGGTCTCATGGAGAGACAAGCTGAGAAACGCAACACTTTAACCCGGAGCAACAGTGTGGGAGGCCCAATGCAGAGTCTGGACTTGATCCAAAGACCCAATCATGGCATATCCACCACAAGCCTGCCCAACAGCCTACAAGAGGTGGCG GACACTTTGGGTCAAAAGTGGCCCAACCCAAAACCAGTTTCTGTGCCGTATCTCAGTCCACTGGTCCTGCGCAAAGAGTTGGAGTCGCTGTTAGAGAATGAGGGGGATCAG GTAATCTATACCCATAAGTTCCTCAGTCAGCACCCCATTATCTTCTGGAACCTGGTGTGGTATTTCCGCCGTTTAGATCTGCCCAGCATTCTACCTGGACTCATCCTTACCTCTGAACACTGCAACAATGGAGTACAG CTGCCACAGACATCTCTGTCTCAGGACAGTAAGCAGGTGTTTGTGCAGTTGCTGTGGGACAATGTCAACTTACATCAGGAGCCCACCGAGCCCCTCTATCAGCTCTGGAGGACCTTCT TGCAAAGGAAGGGAACTCTAGCCCCCACTGACCACCAGGAGACTCGAACTCTACTGAACAGCATTGTACGCAGCATTCAGACGAACGATGTTTACGGCCCCATCAACATGCTTCTTAGGGAGATCAAGAAACACCCGGAAGTTAAACGCCAGAG
- the dennd4c gene encoding DENN domain-containing protein 4C isoform X2 has translation MSHLFFHSYKNFPCLRLELFDRPQELRPALSTRTAGASVSSSPALLAKRTKQEIKMAYKLAKRFYSNPPQWAKCLFSHCYSLWFICLPASMRIAHSKPRAMQQAFNVLLKMRSSEVEVLDEVCYRVVMQLCGLWGMPVMAVRVLMEMKKAGVEPNAITYGYYNKAVLESPWPSRNRSGLFMWTKMRNLVRGVVQFKQALRGTALRGPSLITTELSAGTAAGADGDRLSHGSVDSSNEPIVEEHILFSHSLIAGQSDQGYGSKDELPQDLADGPVTSAPLSTSHTSNSKATRTQNGVCTGKLFMPRKKSEDVTLPVEDDSAIPDLHVSQSGQQQRVKAFMERSCSFSAETKAGMLQKKGSLELSADHMGADAKILAAVFSGSLTPPPFATIAPFKEFKMEATLSPALQEEEHEDKLKKEHKAFSSAEEKVEKSREQQDSVDAATSQGSEGVGRTISTGSSSSKAVEREDVKVGADPLSLLASESEDATSIQSQESTRPFPPVVSRNLADEIEMYMSGRPLSGSSPSMELQQGLNHESINCPDSPAVMQSLERRSSLPIGPVKVASSTETAKRSPAVTRSKTFAFKSPKTPGSAGQRSSSLTALVKSSQSSSLGSVINSISGIKMDSLLLGPKVDMLKSGMKQAANVASKMWDAVASAYSYSDDEEDTSQPRDSFPARLEEQLISAEGAAENTLPRGLMPSLASNGLTHSNTSLGGSSDSSDTGRAQLSTPLTPGRSVRGADSERSENSSSHHASTSSIYQNCALEVLMSSCSQCRSCEALVYDEEIMAGWTADDSNLNCTCPFCQISFLPLLHVEFHDLRATSGFYLTSTSGDSIHSSSTQPATSGSSEVKAGCSSEPPELMSFPESPEDSKGPVEMPVAQSGTPKILVPEPVHSDPLGLMERQAEKRNTLTRSNSVGGPMQSLDLIQRPNHGISTTSLPNSLQEVADTLGQKWPNPKPVSVPYLSPLVLRKELESLLENEGDQVIYTHKFLSQHPIIFWNLVWYFRRLDLPSILPGLILTSEHCNNGVQLPQTSLSQDSKQVFVQLLWDNVNLHQEPTEPLYQLWRTFLQRKGTLAPTDHQETRTLLNSIVRSIQTNDVYGPINMLLREIKKHPEVKRQRSIYREILFLSLVALGRENIDIEAFNREYRLAYNELSAEQLKVLSPIDRPPSNSVQWCLKCFGAPFV, from the exons ATGAGTCATCTGTTTTTCCACAGTTATAAGAATTTCCCTTGTTTACGGTTGGAGTTGTTTGATCGTCCGCAAGAGCTGAGGCCAGCGCTGAGTACAAGAACTGCAGGGGCAAGTGTGTCCAGTAGCCCTGCCCTGCTGGCCAAAAGAACCAAACAG GAAATCAAAATGGCCTACAAGTTGGCAAAGCGTTTCTATTCCAATCCACCCCAGTGGGCAAAGTGTCTGTTTAGTCACTGCTACAGTCTGTGGTTCATCTGTCTTCCTGCCAGTATGCGTATAGCCCATTCCAAACCCCGCGCTATGCAGCAGGCCTTCAATGTTCTGCTCAAGATGAGGAGCTCTGAAGTGGAGGTGCTTGATGAG GTGTGTTACCGTGTGGTGATGCAGTTGTGTGGTCTGTGGGGGATGCCCGTCATGGCTGTGCGTGTCTTAATGGAAATGAAAAAGGCTGGAGTTGAACCCAATGCTATTACATATGGATACTACAACAAG GCTGTCCTGGAAAGTCCTTGGCCAAGCCGTAACCGTAGTGGACTCTTCATGTGGACCAAAATGCGGAACCTGGTGCGAGGAGTGGTGCAGTTTAAACAAGCATTGCGTGGGACAGCTCTTAGAGGTCCTTCTCTGATAACCACAG AGCTTTCAGCAGGTACAGCAGCAGGTGCTGATGGAGACAGACTGAGTCATGGCAGTGTAGACAGCTCAAATGAACCTATTGTAGAGGAACACATACTCTTCTCCCACAGCCTTATAG CCGGTCAGTCTGATCAGGGTTATGGATCTAAGGACGAGCTGCCCCAGGACCTTGCAGATGGACCTGTAACCTCTGCTCCTCTGTCTACCAGCCACACCAGCAACAGCAAAGCAACCAGGACCCAAAATG GTGTTTGTACAGGTAAGCTCTTCATGCCACGTAAAAAGAGTGAAGATGTCACCCTGCCTGTGGAGGATGATTCTGCAATCCCAGATTTACATGTCTCGCAGTCTGGACAGCAGCAGAGGGTAAAAGCCTTCATGGAGCGCagctgcagtttcagtgcagagACCAAAGCCGGCATGCTACAAAAGAAGGGCAGTCTGGAGCTCAGCGCTGATCACATGGGCGCTGATGCAAAGATCCTCGCAGCCGTGTTCTCTGGCAGCCTGACCCCTCCTCCTTTTGCAACCATCGCTCCCTTTAAAGAGTTTAAGATGGAGGCTACACTGAGCCCTGCCCTCCAGGAAGAGGAACATGAAGATAAGCTGAAGAAGGAGCACAAAGCATTCAGTTCTGCAGAAGAGAAAGTGGAGAAAAGTAGAGAGCAGCAAGATTCCGTAGATGCAGCAACATCCCAGGGGAGTGAAGGAGTTGGGCGGACCATAAGCACTGGTTCCTCCTCTTCTAAAGCTGTGGAGAGGGAAGATGTAAAGGTGGGGGCAGATCCTCTCTCACTCCTTGCCTCCGAATCTGAGGATGCAACCTCCATTCAGAGCCAGGAGTCCACACGGCCCTTTCCACCTGTGGTGTCAAGGAATCTTGCAGATGAGATTGAGATGTACATGAGTGGTAGACCCCTAAGTGGTAGCTCTCCCAGCATGGAGTTGCAACAGGGATTAAACCATGAATCAATTAACTGTCCAGACTCTCCTGCAGTTATGCAGTCTTTGGAAAGAAGATCGAGCCTTCCGATTGGCCCAGTCAAAGTGGCTAGTTCAACGGAAACAGCGAAACGTAGCCCTGCCGTCACACGCTCTAAGACATTTGCATTCAAATCCCCTAAGACCCCAGGCTCTGCAGGTCAAAGGTCATCATCACTGACTGCGCTTGTAAAGTCATCACAGAGCAGCTCACTGGGATCCGTTATCAACTCCATATCAGGCATCAAGATGGACTCTCTCCTGTTGGGGCCAAAAGTAGATATGCTTAAGTCAGGTATGAAGCAGGCAGCCAATGTGGCCAGTAAGATGTGGGATGCAGTGGCCTCAGCTTACTCCTACTCAGATGATGAG GAGGATACCTCACAGCCCCGAGACAGTTTCCCAGCAAGGCTAGAAGAGCAGTTGATATCTGCAGAGGGAGCAGCAGAGAACACTTTACCCAGAGGCCTGATGCCCAGCCTGGCCTCAAATGGGCTCACGCACAGCAATACCAGCCTGGGTGGCAGCAGTGATAGCAGCGATACCGGCCGCGCACAGCTGTCGACAC CTTTGACTCCAGGTCGCTCAGTGAGAGGTGCAGACTCAGAGAGGTCTGAAAATAGTTCCTCTCATCATGCCAGCACCTCCAGCATTTACCAGAATTGTGCTTTAGAG GTTCTAATGTCCAGCTGCTCTCAGTGTCGGTCTTGTGAGGCTCTGGTGTATGATGAGGAGATTATGGCGGGCTGGACAGCTGACGACTCCAATCTCAACTGCACCTGTCCTTTTTGTCAAATCTCATTTCTCCCTCTGCTCCATGTTGAGTTCCATGACTTGCGCGCTACATCAGG CTTCTACTTGACAAGCACATCAGGAGACAGTATCCATAGCTCCAGCACACAACCGGCCACCTCTGGCTCCTCAGAAGTGAAAGCGGGCTGTTCTAGTGAGCCTCCAGAACTCATGAGCTTTCCAGAATCTCCGGAGGACAGCAAGGGTCCTGTTGAAATGCCTGTTGCTCAAAGTGGAACCCCAAAGAT CCTTGTACCAGAGCCAGTACATTCAGACCCCCTGGGTCTCATGGAGAGACAAGCTGAGAAACGCAACACTTTAACCCGGAGCAACAGTGTGGGAGGCCCAATGCAGAGTCTGGACTTGATCCAAAGACCCAATCATGGCATATCCACCACAAGCCTGCCCAACAGCCTACAAGAGGTGGCG GACACTTTGGGTCAAAAGTGGCCCAACCCAAAACCAGTTTCTGTGCCGTATCTCAGTCCACTGGTCCTGCGCAAAGAGTTGGAGTCGCTGTTAGAGAATGAGGGGGATCAG GTAATCTATACCCATAAGTTCCTCAGTCAGCACCCCATTATCTTCTGGAACCTGGTGTGGTATTTCCGCCGTTTAGATCTGCCCAGCATTCTACCTGGACTCATCCTTACCTCTGAACACTGCAACAATGGAGTACAG CTGCCACAGACATCTCTGTCTCAGGACAGTAAGCAGGTGTTTGTGCAGTTGCTGTGGGACAATGTCAACTTACATCAGGAGCCCACCGAGCCCCTCTATCAGCTCTGGAGGACCTTCT TGCAAAGGAAGGGAACTCTAGCCCCCACTGACCACCAGGAGACTCGAACTCTACTGAACAGCATTGTACGCAGCATTCAGACGAACGATGTTTACGGCCCCATCAACATGCTTCTTAGGGAGATCAAGAAACACCCGGAAGTTAAACGCCAGAG